The window TGCAGCCTTTGGCCTATGTGGATGAACGACAGAAACGGGGATTCGAGATTTACGAACCTATCTTCCGTCAGGCGCGCGAGCGGCTCAAGGCTGACGGGGTGGTTGTGCTTCACCTGGGCAAGAGCCGGAAATGCGATATGGCGCGGGAGTTGGTGAAAGTGGCGGTCAGGTGGTTTCGTGTCGCCGATATTTTTACCGAAACAGTGGAGCACTGTGAATCGCATGGCATCCGCGACAAAGGAACAGTGACGGCGCACCAGTTCTTGATTTTGCGGTAGGCTACTTTTGGAAGCCGAGCATCCTCCTGTTGCGGGCTGAAAGTTTTCCCGCCAGACCGTAATCAGCCAGCAACTTTTTGAGTTCCAACAGTCGCTTTTTCAAATTGGAGTGTTCCCGAACCTTCAGGAAGCGAGAGACGCAGGCATTCACATCAATGCTCGCGTTCACGATGGGTGTGGAGTTCGCGAGTAAGCTCAAGTCCGCACCCGTAATGCGACTCAATCCGATCAGCTCGTTGTTTGAATAATACCGACTCGGCCAGCGGTCATGCTTGCCGTTGTTGCAGTCGGTGCAGAGCAAGGCGGCGTTTTCTCGAGTCAACGGATAAAGATATTTTGACGGCAGGATATGATCCACGGCCCAAGTGCCACGCTTCCCAAAGCCAAGAACTTTTACGCACTTGAAGCATTTCGACTCGAATCGGCGGAACAAATCTTTCAAATCAAGCGGCTTGTTCTCTCCTTCAAGCAAAAGGTCGGCAACGCGGCGTTTCGCCGATGCTTCATGCAACTGCTGTTTGGTCCGACGCGGATTCAGGACGGCGTTGATTGCTCCTTTGCAACTGCGACATTCCATCTGGCGCTCCAACGCTCCCCAACCCGAGTGTTTGCTAAATGCATTGAACGGTAAGACACGGCCACAGGTATTGCATTGTTTCCAGTAAGATTCGGGGTGCTCTGTCGCGATCCGAAAAAAGCCAAGCCAGAATCTTTTCGCCCTTCCAGATTCGTGATCGGAGAATTCGGACGGCCAATCCTGGAACGGCAGATCAGAATCTTTGGTGTGAACGTAGCTGCATTTCTGGCAAGGCCAACTGACGGTTTCAAAGGCAGTTTGCGGGTCAATCATCTTCGTTCCGATGTCAATCGTCGTCAGTTCACGGCATTTCAAGCAGACAAAGCCAACCCAAACATTGTGGAATAGAATTCCTTCGATTCGGGCTAGTCCCGTCCGGTTCTTTGTTTTGCGTCTGGCCATGCTGAATCTCTACACACGATCTTCGACCGAAGCGAGGCGAAATCAAAAACGACATCAAGCACTATCCCAAAGCTTGGGATGAGTTTCTATTTGTAGCCGATGGATTTCAGTTGCGCCTCGACGTCCGCGGGCAGATCCGCCAGCGGTTGGTTCGCGTCGCGCGCGGCATTGATGCCGCTTCATTTCTCGCGCGCGCAAACGTCTCGCACACCATAGAGTTTTGTGTCAATCCTCCGGACAGACCCGTTCACGGATAATCGTAGCGGCTGAGTTTCCAGAAGTGGTGGTGGGCATCAATGCGCATGGGTCAATGGTGTTGTCGGATTTGAATCCTTAGCGATTGAACAAGGTTTGCTCCGCCAGGTAAAGTCACCGTGCGGCAAGCGGAGCGCCGGTCTTCGCATCCAGCCGCCCGGCTGTGGTTAAGGATGTAGTTATATCCAACGTCCAGCCATGCAACGCCGATGACGTGACCCGCGAAAGCGGAACTGCGTGCGCCATCCGGCGTTGGCTGCAGTGATTTTAGGCCGTTCACTCATGGGTCAGTCATGACTTGTTTGAATCGTTCAACGACGTCTGCCGGCATATACTTAAACCGAGGCTTCATTGTAGCCATACCGACATACTTCCCGGCGCGCATGTAGCTCCAGTCTGTGATGCCCGTCTCTGGAATCTCAATCCGGTCGCCTAACTTCACGCTCGCCACGATTTTCGGGTGGTTCTTGATGGTGACCATCGTCTTGCCGTCGCGACGCTCGAAGTCGGTAGTGTGAAAGTGCTCAATACGTCCTTTGTCTGTAATCCTGACCACGAGCACAAAATTACTCTCACCGTGCTCCCGCTTGTCGAACACCTGCCAGAACTGCGGAAGCGTTTGTCTCGCCTTGGCAATGGCTGTCGCCATCTCTGGGTCTGAATCCTCCACGTAGCCTTTGTCGCGCGTCGCGCAGGCGGTGAGCAGTGTCAGCAGGACTCCGATTAACACCAGTGCGGTTTGGGATGCTCGATTCATGGTGTGGTGTGTTCGAACGGGCTAAAGGGAGTCAACCAAACTTGGGTTTGGTGAAGCGTGGACCGGTTTGGCCAAGTTCGGTCTTGCATGGCGGCATTTAAGGCCGGCTTCGGACGTGCGGCAAGCGGTTTATTTTGACACGAAGCGTTCTCGAAAATCAGTTGCGTTGCTGGGCTATTTGTAGCCGATGGATTTCAGTTGCGCCTCGAAATCCGCGGGCAGGTCCGCCAGCGGTTGGTTCGCGTCGCGCGCGGCGAACCGGAGCAGGTTGTTCAGCAGGCGGTCGGCGGCCGGGTGGCTGCCCAGGTTTTCCCGGATGCGGAGCGTATTCAAAATGAACCGGCCCGCCCCCAACTTGTAAACCGCCACCATCAAACCGGCGGAATAATCCTGCGACGTCCGGATCGCCCCGGCGACGGCTTCGTCCGGCGGGTCCTGTCCCGACCAAACGGCATCCGGGATGAGTTCGCGGTAAAAGGTGTAGTCCATCAAACCACCCGCTGGCAGGCCATCGAAGATGGCGTGCCGCCTGGCCCATTCATCCTTCAAGTAGAGCCAGCCTTGAATTGAGTTGAGAGAACCCTTGTTCGCCAGGGGCAACCAGGCGGCTTTGTCGCGGTCTTTCTTGAAAACTTCCGGTGACAGAAAAACGGCCGTCGCACCTCTCGCCACGCGGCGGGCCAGTTCACTCCACGCGGCGGAGTCGCCGGCGACCTGGGGTTCTTTAACAGTCAGGATCACCTCGCGCGCCGTCGGCTCGGCGGAAGAAAATGCGCGCGTGCGGATGCCGTGCGTCTCCAGCCAGTGGCTTAATTCCGCGCCCGACCCCCAGAGCACAATTTCGGCATCCACCCGGGGCATCGTCGCCGGGTCGGCAACGTAGAATTCCGCTTCCCCGCCCGCCGGGGCGCCACCGCGCTCCAGCGCGGCCACAAAACGATACTTGCCCGCCGGCCCGTTGATCACCACGTCGTCGGCAAAAACCGGCAGGGCCAACGGCGGTTCGCTTTTGGTTTTCCGATCTTGGATGACGACGTTGGTCTGGCCCGACCAGACGAGTTGGTTGTTCGGATCGAAGACTTGCAGCCGCACCGGGTAGTCGCCGGGCAACAGCGCGTCTTCGTTGGCGA of the Verrucomicrobiota bacterium genome contains:
- a CDS encoding DUF2314 domain-containing protein, yielding MNRASQTALVLIGVLLTLLTACATRDKGYVEDSDPEMATAIAKARQTLPQFWQVFDKREHGESNFVLVVRITDKGRIEHFHTTDFERRDGKTMVTIKNHPKIVASVKLGDRIEIPETGITDWSYMRAGKYVGMATMKPRFKYMPADVVERFKQVMTDP
- a CDS encoding HNH endonuclease; its protein translation is MARRKTKNRTGLARIEGILFHNVWVGFVCLKCRELTTIDIGTKMIDPQTAFETVSWPCQKCSYVHTKDSDLPFQDWPSEFSDHESGRAKRFWLGFFRIATEHPESYWKQCNTCGRVLPFNAFSKHSGWGALERQMECRSCKGAINAVLNPRRTKQQLHEASAKRRVADLLLEGENKPLDLKDLFRRFESKCFKCVKVLGFGKRGTWAVDHILPSKYLYPLTRENAALLCTDCNNGKHDRWPSRYYSNNELIGLSRITGADLSLLANSTPIVNASIDVNACVSRFLKVREHSNLKKRLLELKKLLADYGLAGKLSARNRRMLGFQK